The following coding sequences lie in one Pseudomonas sp. B33.4 genomic window:
- a CDS encoding GFA family protein: protein MNRLTGGCLCGDVRFEVTGQPYRVGICHCLDCRKRHGALFGTSAIFPEDALEVTGETRDYNGRFFCPRCGSPVFTHSADEVEVNVGSLDEPNQFKPTYELWTIRREAWLPVLPLAHHYERDRESTGRTEE from the coding sequence ATGAATCGATTGACTGGCGGCTGCCTGTGCGGCGATGTCCGTTTCGAAGTGACAGGCCAGCCCTACCGAGTCGGCATCTGCCACTGCCTCGACTGTCGCAAACGCCACGGCGCGCTGTTCGGTACCTCGGCCATATTTCCTGAGGATGCGTTGGAGGTCACTGGCGAAACCCGCGACTACAACGGGCGCTTTTTCTGTCCGCGCTGCGGCTCACCGGTTTTCACGCATTCGGCAGATGAAGTGGAGGTCAACGTCGGGTCACTCGATGAGCCGAATCAGTTCAAACCCACCTACGAACTCTGGACCATTCGCCGCGAGGCGTGGCTGCCGGTGCTTCCACTGGCTCACCACTACGAGCGTGATCGTGAAAGCACGGGACGCACAGAGGAATGA
- a CDS encoding type II toxin-antitoxin system YafO family toxin translates to MPAIKISALFEKITNWQNFAAHFYNYKVCGELPGIFGRDERLDLTDMHHIHLASTSSLQARWAKINRQYYRTVLVDDADNDFWLIYAYDAFRDEYLLLTVTGPDAHNRSEWGSFLRNVHCQIVEPWTLGRIAFSDLDDL, encoded by the coding sequence ATGCCAGCCATCAAGATTTCTGCGCTTTTTGAAAAAATCACTAACTGGCAAAACTTCGCTGCACATTTTTATAACTACAAGGTGTGCGGTGAATTACCCGGGATTTTCGGGCGTGACGAACGACTCGATCTGACCGATATGCACCATATCCACCTTGCCAGTACTTCGTCACTGCAAGCTCGATGGGCAAAAATAAATCGTCAGTATTACCGCACTGTATTGGTTGACGACGCTGATAATGACTTTTGGCTGATCTATGCCTATGACGCGTTTCGGGATGAATATCTGTTACTGACGGTCACCGGCCCGGATGCCCATAACCGAAGCGAGTGGGGCTCATTCCTGCGCAATGTGCATTGCCAGATTGTTGAGCCTTGGACGCTGGGCAGGATTGCCTTTTCCGATTTGGACGATCTGTAA
- a CDS encoding DUF6124 family protein: MFKITPNPPITDPIPHDPALNPQKVKEATDRALDYYLRPEALGAPPSSPPFRPVYLVDPTLDEETLLVEACESLSYAHSMAGNIANSIGGPERKPLLALQQVIMLNELLVNRLLDKLRIPQ, encoded by the coding sequence ATGTTCAAAATCACGCCCAACCCACCGATCACCGATCCAATCCCTCACGACCCCGCGCTTAACCCGCAAAAGGTCAAAGAAGCCACCGACCGCGCCCTCGACTACTACCTGCGACCCGAAGCACTGGGCGCTCCACCAAGCTCGCCCCCGTTTCGCCCGGTCTATCTGGTCGACCCCACGCTGGATGAAGAAACCCTGTTGGTCGAAGCCTGTGAGTCGCTTTCCTACGCCCACTCCATGGCCGGTAACATCGCCAACTCGATAGGCGGCCCGGAGCGCAAACCGCTGCTGGCGCTGCAACAGGTGATCATGCTGAACGAGCTGTTGGTCAACCGACTGCTGGACAAGCTGCGCATCCCGCAGTAG
- a CDS encoding carboxymuconolactone decarboxylase family protein, with amino-acid sequence MHKRTLGIRSLEVSALGFGCMGLSRGYGPTTDTQRIAEPQWTEPFTMATDTRSSAALPALMALCLSVGAMFSLTTQAAEAPKSMTTPQTTGQALSSKQQTIPLIAAFMATSDMPNLNAALNQGLDAGLTISETREILVQLYAYVGFPRSLNALNELMTVVQARQQRGIEDAPGREPSQAIPVGDELLAAGTANQTKISGAPVKGPVFEFAPVINQFLQTHLFGDIFERDNLDWQSRELATVGALAATPGVEPQLRAHMAASLRVGLSAAQLGEVTKQLKKHEDAQTAERANAALKEVLAASKK; translated from the coding sequence ATGCACAAGCGCACACTCGGCATCCGTTCACTCGAAGTATCCGCCCTCGGCTTTGGCTGCATGGGCCTGAGCCGTGGTTATGGCCCGACCACGGATACCCAGAGAATCGCAGAACCACAGTGGACGGAGCCTTTCACGATGGCCACTGACACACGCAGCAGCGCTGCCCTCCCCGCACTCATGGCGCTCTGCCTGAGCGTTGGCGCGATGTTCAGCCTTACCACCCAAGCAGCCGAGGCACCGAAATCCATGACCACCCCGCAAACCACCGGACAAGCCCTTTCGAGCAAACAACAGACGATTCCACTGATAGCTGCGTTCATGGCGACCAGCGACATGCCCAACCTCAACGCGGCCCTCAACCAAGGACTGGACGCTGGCCTGACGATCAGCGAAACCCGGGAAATTCTCGTGCAGCTCTACGCCTATGTGGGCTTCCCGCGCAGCCTCAATGCCTTGAATGAGCTCATGACCGTGGTGCAGGCGCGCCAACAACGCGGCATCGAAGATGCGCCAGGGCGTGAGCCGAGCCAGGCGATTCCAGTCGGGGATGAACTGCTGGCCGCCGGCACCGCGAATCAAACGAAAATCTCGGGCGCTCCGGTCAAAGGCCCGGTGTTCGAGTTCGCCCCAGTGATTAACCAGTTTTTGCAAACCCACCTGTTCGGCGACATCTTCGAGCGCGACAACCTCGACTGGCAAAGCCGTGAACTGGCCACTGTCGGAGCGCTGGCAGCGACGCCGGGCGTGGAACCGCAACTGCGCGCGCATATGGCGGCAAGCTTGCGCGTCGGGCTCAGCGCGGCACAGTTGGGCGAGGTCACTAAGCAGTTGAAAAAACACGAGGATGCGCAGACTGCCGAACGTGCGAATGCAGCGCTCAAGGAGGTTTTGGCGGCTTCGAAAAAATGA
- a CDS encoding class I SAM-dependent methyltransferase, translated as MPSPESSLLQSWHANADAWIEAIRSGAIESRQQVTDQAILLAIMGRQPQRVLDLGCGEGWLLRALADRGIEAVGVDGDARLIEAARLAGAARVHVASYEILVDGKIDIGRDYDLICANFSLLHQDIIPLLAAMNTLLVPGGVLVIQTLHPWAVAAGDYQDGWREESFAGFKGQWQPMPWYLRTLSSWLNALDMAEFQLASLQEPQHPQNPLPQSLLMVAERR; from the coding sequence ATGCCCTCCCCCGAATCCAGCCTATTGCAGAGCTGGCATGCCAACGCTGATGCCTGGATCGAAGCGATCCGCAGCGGCGCCATTGAAAGCCGTCAGCAGGTTACGGATCAGGCCATCCTGTTGGCGATCATGGGCCGCCAGCCGCAGCGCGTGCTGGATCTGGGGTGTGGCGAAGGCTGGTTGTTGCGGGCGCTGGCGGATCGGGGGATTGAAGCTGTCGGTGTTGATGGCGATGCGCGGCTTATTGAAGCGGCGCGTTTGGCGGGGGCGGCGCGGGTGCATGTCGCCTCTTATGAAATCCTGGTCGATGGCAAGATCGACATCGGTCGCGACTATGACCTGATCTGCGCCAATTTTTCATTGCTGCATCAGGACATCATTCCGTTGCTTGCGGCGATGAATACGCTGCTTGTTCCCGGCGGGGTTTTAGTCATTCAGACACTGCATCCGTGGGCTGTGGCGGCTGGGGATTATCAGGATGGCTGGCGCGAAGAATCGTTCGCCGGGTTCAAAGGCCAGTGGCAGCCGATGCCGTGGTATTTACGCACGTTGTCGAGCTGGCTGAATGCGCTGGACATGGCCGAGTTCCAACTGGCCAGCCTGCAAGAACCACAACACCCGCAAAATCCGCTGCCGCAGTCGTTGCTGATGGTGGCTGAGCGCCGCTGA
- a CDS encoding transmembrane sensor/regulator PpyR, whose translation MLTFFDSPLNVLHLSSKILIAGLLMLLAGIYGAYLYNGHMPIALLVTMHSLTILGPTLIKIGYVMRLLSQYRIRGPQMIRQTA comes from the coding sequence ATGCTCACTTTCTTTGATAGCCCGCTGAACGTTCTGCACCTGTCGAGCAAAATCCTCATCGCTGGTCTGCTCATGTTGCTGGCCGGCATCTACGGTGCGTATCTCTACAACGGCCACATGCCGATTGCGCTGCTGGTGACGATGCATTCGCTGACCATCCTCGGCCCGACCCTGATCAAGATCGGCTACGTCATGCGCCTGCTGTCGCAATACCGCATCCGTGGTCCGCAGATGATCCGGCAAACTGCATAG
- a CDS encoding VOC family protein, translating into MQRFQKLTPCLWFDDQAEAAAKFYCSIFDHSKITGLTHYSKVGQEFHGKPEGAVMTVSFELDGQTFTGLNGGPMFKFSEAISFQVNCQNQEEVDHFWGHLSEGGPVEAQQCGWLKDKFGVSWQIVPVAFMHMMLDPDTTKSQRAMQAMFQMKKLDIAELERAFAGQS; encoded by the coding sequence ATGCAACGCTTTCAAAAACTCACGCCCTGCCTGTGGTTCGACGATCAGGCCGAAGCCGCCGCGAAGTTTTACTGTTCGATCTTCGATCACTCGAAAATCACCGGCCTGACCCACTACAGCAAGGTCGGCCAGGAATTTCACGGCAAGCCGGAAGGTGCGGTGATGACCGTCAGTTTCGAGCTCGATGGCCAGACTTTTACCGGGCTCAACGGTGGGCCGATGTTCAAATTCAGCGAGGCGATTTCGTTTCAGGTCAATTGCCAGAACCAGGAAGAAGTCGACCATTTCTGGGGCCATCTGTCCGAGGGCGGCCCCGTCGAAGCCCAGCAATGCGGCTGGCTCAAGGACAAGTTCGGCGTGTCGTGGCAGATCGTGCCAGTGGCCTTTATGCACATGATGCTGGACCCGGACACCACCAAGTCACAGCGGGCGATGCAGGCGATGTTCCAGATGAAAAAACTCGACATTGCCGAACTCGAACGGGCCTTTGCCGGCCAGAGCTAA
- a CDS encoding AraC family transcriptional regulator codes for MKHVAAKNPEKAPRFWRDAALPFIEARAIADGREVCYARHSHAHFSIGAITAGRSTYVHEQAQFEVAAGTVVLMNPGDVHACNPIDDQPWSYVMLYVETPWLTDLQHQLGFSAELEFRRFSDTHLQEAGLFRDLIALYDVLVDEQQDVLRKQSAAVEFFSDLQLRLNPAGPSLRQPNFKLERAADFIREHCTGVLNLDDICAAAQLSPSYLIRAFKQHYGMTPHAFVVNQRIQFARERLRGGQLIADVALEAGFADQAHFQRAFKQHLAATPGQYRG; via the coding sequence ATGAAACACGTTGCCGCCAAAAACCCTGAAAAAGCCCCGCGCTTCTGGCGCGACGCGGCGCTGCCATTCATTGAAGCGCGGGCCATCGCCGATGGTCGCGAGGTCTGCTATGCGCGGCATTCCCATGCGCACTTTTCCATAGGCGCAATCACCGCCGGGCGCAGCACGTATGTGCACGAGCAGGCGCAGTTCGAGGTCGCGGCGGGCACCGTGGTGCTGATGAACCCCGGCGATGTGCATGCGTGCAATCCGATCGATGATCAGCCCTGGTCGTATGTGATGCTGTATGTCGAGACGCCATGGCTGACGGATTTGCAGCATCAGTTGGGGTTCAGTGCCGAGCTCGAGTTTCGGCGGTTTTCCGACACGCATCTGCAGGAGGCAGGATTGTTTCGCGACCTGATCGCGCTATACGACGTACTGGTCGACGAGCAACAGGATGTCTTGCGCAAGCAAAGCGCGGCGGTGGAATTCTTCAGCGACCTGCAACTGCGCCTCAACCCTGCCGGCCCGTCGTTGCGCCAGCCGAATTTCAAACTTGAACGCGCGGCCGATTTCATCCGCGAGCACTGCACCGGGGTGCTGAATCTCGACGACATCTGCGCGGCGGCACAACTGTCGCCGTCGTACCTGATCCGCGCCTTCAAACAGCATTACGGCATGACGCCCCACGCGTTTGTGGTCAACCAGCGCATCCAGTTTGCCCGCGAGCGTTTGCGCGGCGGGCAGTTGATTGCCGATGTAGCACTTGAGGCAGGGTTTGCCGATCAGGCGCATTTTCAGCGGGCGTTCAAGCAGCATCTGGCGGCGACGCCCGGCCAATATCGCGGCTGA
- a CDS encoding ArsR/SmtB family transcription factor: MELLEIFKALSNRTRLEILKGLKDPEKHFPPQDEGDVHTVGVCVSSIQEGVGLSQSTVSDYLATLQRAGLVEVRRIGQWTYYKRNEAAISALAEIIGSEL; the protein is encoded by the coding sequence ATGGAACTACTCGAAATCTTCAAAGCCCTCTCGAACCGCACACGCCTGGAAATCCTCAAAGGCCTGAAGGATCCCGAGAAACACTTCCCTCCCCAGGATGAAGGGGACGTGCACACGGTGGGCGTTTGCGTCAGCAGTATTCAGGAAGGCGTCGGGCTGTCGCAGTCGACGGTGTCCGATTATCTGGCGACGCTGCAACGCGCCGGCCTGGTCGAGGTCAGGCGCATTGGGCAGTGGACCTATTACAAACGTAACGAAGCAGCGATCAGTGCGCTGGCCGAGATCATCGGCAGCGAGCTGTAA
- a CDS encoding zinc-dependent alcohol dehydrogenase family protein, with protein MKAMILTSFGGAQSFELCEVPKPVPHAGEVLVRVHATAINPLDYQVRRGDYADLVPLPAITGHDVSGVVEAVGPGVTAFVPGDEVWYTPQIFGGPGSYAEYHVAAENIIGKKPPALSHLEAASLSLVGGTAWEALVVRAALRVGESILIHGGAGGVGHVAIQLAKAIGAKVFTTVREGNFEFARRMGADVLIDYEKEDYVDAILRETEGRGVDVVFDTIGGDTLSRSPDALAQLGRVVSIVDLARPQNLIQAWGKNASFHFVFTRQNRGKLDELSALIARGQLRPHVGAVYSLADIGLAHALLETPNNGVQGKIAIAVVPSPELANR; from the coding sequence ATGAAAGCGATGATCCTTACTTCATTTGGCGGCGCACAATCGTTCGAACTTTGTGAAGTGCCCAAACCAGTGCCACACGCGGGAGAAGTGCTGGTGCGGGTGCACGCCACCGCCATCAATCCGCTGGATTATCAGGTGCGCCGTGGCGACTATGCCGATCTGGTGCCCCTCCCCGCCATTACCGGGCACGACGTTTCTGGCGTTGTCGAAGCCGTCGGGCCGGGGGTGACGGCGTTCGTGCCGGGTGACGAAGTCTGGTACACCCCGCAGATTTTCGGCGGGCCGGGCAGCTATGCCGAGTACCACGTTGCGGCCGAAAATATTATCGGCAAGAAACCGCCCGCACTGAGCCATCTAGAAGCGGCGAGCCTGAGCCTGGTTGGCGGCACGGCGTGGGAGGCGCTGGTCGTGCGGGCGGCGCTCAGAGTCGGCGAGAGCATTCTGATCCACGGCGGCGCGGGCGGCGTCGGCCATGTTGCGATCCAGCTGGCCAAAGCCATCGGTGCGAAGGTCTTCACCACCGTGCGCGAAGGCAATTTCGAGTTCGCACGGCGCATGGGCGCCGATGTGCTGATCGACTATGAAAAGGAGGATTACGTCGACGCGATCCTGCGCGAAACCGAGGGTCGCGGCGTCGATGTGGTGTTCGACACTATCGGCGGCGACACCCTGTCGCGCAGTCCCGATGCCCTCGCACAGCTTGGCCGCGTGGTGTCGATTGTCGACCTTGCCCGACCACAAAACCTGATTCAGGCCTGGGGCAAAAACGCCAGCTTTCACTTCGTTTTCACCCGACAGAATCGCGGCAAGCTCGATGAACTGAGCGCCTTGATCGCTCGCGGTCAGTTACGGCCGCACGTTGGCGCCGTCTATTCGCTGGCCGACATCGGGCTCGCCCATGCCTTGCTGGAAACGCCCAACAACGGCGTCCAAGGGAAGATCGCGATTGCTGTCGTGCCGTCGCCAGAACTCGCCAATCGCTGA
- a CDS encoding antibiotic biosynthesis monooxygenase: MIYEIALLPVHTGKTEAFQQAFAEVEPLLSRAKGYGGHLLAQGIETPEVFNLIVRWQSLVDHTPGFEASEDHRLFMLGLEEYFSEEPKVYHIEGGAFQQPFG; encoded by the coding sequence ATGATTTATGAGATCGCTTTACTGCCCGTTCACACTGGGAAAACCGAAGCTTTCCAGCAGGCATTTGCCGAGGTCGAGCCGTTGCTCAGCCGCGCCAAGGGTTACGGCGGACACCTGCTCGCGCAAGGGATCGAAACGCCGGAGGTTTTCAATCTGATCGTGCGCTGGCAATCACTCGTGGATCACACGCCGGGGTTTGAAGCGAGTGAAGACCATCGGCTGTTCATGCTGGGTCTGGAAGAATATTTTTCGGAGGAACCGAAGGTTTATCACATTGAGGGCGGTGCCTTTCAGCAGCCGTTCGGCTAA
- a CDS encoding LysE family translocator → MSLIVSMAAFALAASITPGPVNIVALSSGAQFGFRASQRHVAGATLGFVLLLVLMGLGLHEVLKLWPFMTRVVQLAGVAFLLFMAWKLAVDDGQLNAGDSGRAPSMLYGAVMQWLNPKAWLACVAGMGAFVADGEARFVWQFAAVYLVICYLSVGCWAYAGTCLRGYLGNAAAMRWFNRVMAALLAVSAIYLLLP, encoded by the coding sequence ATGAGTCTGATTGTTTCGATGGCGGCGTTTGCGCTGGCGGCGTCCATCACGCCGGGGCCGGTGAATATTGTGGCGTTGAGTTCCGGGGCGCAGTTCGGTTTTCGCGCCAGTCAGCGGCATGTTGCCGGGGCCACGTTGGGGTTTGTGTTGCTGCTGGTGCTGATGGGGCTGGGCTTGCATGAGGTGCTCAAGCTTTGGCCGTTCATGACCCGGGTGGTGCAACTGGCCGGCGTGGCGTTTCTGCTGTTCATGGCGTGGAAACTGGCCGTGGATGACGGGCAATTGAATGCCGGTGATTCCGGACGGGCGCCGTCGATGCTGTACGGCGCGGTGATGCAATGGCTCAACCCGAAAGCCTGGCTGGCCTGCGTCGCGGGCATGGGCGCGTTTGTCGCCGATGGCGAGGCGCGCTTTGTGTGGCAGTTTGCGGCGGTGTATCTGGTGATCTGTTATCTGTCGGTCGGCTGCTGGGCGTATGCCGGGACGTGTTTGCGCGGGTATCTGGGCAACGCGGCGGCGATGCGCTGGTTCAATCGGGTGATGGCAGCATTGTTGGCCGTCAGCGCGATATACCTGCTGCTACCGTAA